A DNA window from Rhodopirellula islandica contains the following coding sequences:
- a CDS encoding RNA polymerase sigma factor, which translates to MSLSDVDRQLLQRCLDREPRAWQDFVDRFVGLVVHVVNRTAMGRGLSMDESTRDDMVAEVFLVIIRHDFAVLRRFRRQCSLATYLTIVARRVVVRRLTAKAAVTGNRDPASLSNGHTNNGSANGHAAPTQVNGELQRIENAEEVEHLLLRLDPREASVVRMYHLEGKSYQEISQAVGVSENTIGPMLHRARAKMGRG; encoded by the coding sequence GTGAGCCTATCCGACGTCGATCGTCAGCTTCTGCAACGTTGTCTCGACCGGGAACCCCGGGCGTGGCAGGACTTCGTCGATCGATTTGTTGGCCTGGTCGTTCATGTCGTCAATCGGACCGCGATGGGCCGTGGGTTGTCGATGGACGAATCGACTCGCGATGACATGGTGGCGGAAGTGTTCCTGGTCATCATTCGGCACGATTTTGCCGTGCTTCGCCGCTTTCGACGGCAGTGCTCGCTGGCGACGTACCTGACGATTGTTGCCCGCCGCGTTGTCGTTCGACGCCTGACTGCCAAAGCGGCGGTCACCGGCAACCGTGATCCTGCGTCGCTTTCCAACGGGCACACCAACAACGGATCCGCCAACGGTCACGCCGCCCCAACGCAGGTCAACGGCGAATTGCAGCGAATCGAAAATGCAGAAGAAGTCGAGCACCTGCTGCTCCGTCTGGACCCGCGAGAAGCCAGCGTCGTTCGGATGTATCACCTGGAAGGCAAGTCGTACCAAGAGATCAGCCAGGCAGTTGGCGTGAGCGAAAACACGATCGGCCCCATGTTGCACCGGGCGCGCGCCAAAATGGGTCGCGGCTGA
- a CDS encoding ABC transporter permease yields the protein MSRLQDSFRKMAPHLGLVAVLLVLVAIFSLLSKNFFQWSTLVSIANQVPDLTFLVVGMTLVLIIGGIDLSVGSLLAVSSAVLGVLMANHDWSIWAALPVAVLVASIGGGVNGAISIGFGIPSFIVTLGMLEIARGATKVVTDSQSIYIGSRIEWFGQPLPGAFVSPAFMAAIGTVILGQLFLTRTVWGRYCIAIGTNAEAVRMSGIRSAPLCIGIFAISGMMCGLAGLAQTSRLSTADPNAAIGIELAAIAACVIGGTSLMGGRGNVVRSFIGVLIIQVLQTGLAQVGVSDASKQIITGVVIVVAVLLDALRTRWDKSGSVGS from the coding sequence ATGAGTCGTTTGCAAGATTCTTTCCGGAAGATGGCACCGCACCTTGGTTTGGTCGCGGTTTTGCTGGTGCTGGTGGCGATCTTTTCGCTGCTCAGCAAGAATTTTTTCCAGTGGTCGACGTTGGTGTCGATTGCCAATCAAGTTCCCGACCTGACGTTTCTGGTCGTTGGGATGACGCTGGTGCTCATCATCGGCGGCATTGATTTGTCGGTCGGTTCTTTGCTGGCGGTTTCGTCCGCGGTGTTGGGCGTGTTGATGGCGAATCACGACTGGTCGATTTGGGCGGCTCTCCCGGTGGCTGTGTTGGTCGCATCCATTGGCGGCGGGGTGAACGGAGCAATCTCGATCGGCTTTGGGATTCCCTCCTTCATCGTCACGCTGGGGATGCTTGAGATTGCTCGAGGAGCAACCAAGGTGGTCACGGATTCCCAATCGATTTACATCGGCAGTCGAATTGAATGGTTCGGTCAGCCGTTGCCCGGCGCCTTCGTTTCGCCCGCTTTCATGGCGGCGATTGGAACCGTGATCCTGGGGCAACTGTTTTTGACGCGAACGGTGTGGGGCCGGTACTGCATCGCGATCGGTACCAACGCGGAAGCGGTCCGGATGTCGGGGATTCGGTCCGCTCCTCTGTGCATTGGGATTTTCGCGATCAGCGGCATGATGTGCGGCTTGGCCGGGTTGGCTCAGACGTCCCGTTTGTCGACTGCCGATCCGAATGCGGCGATCGGCATCGAGCTGGCTGCGATCGCGGCCTGTGTGATTGGCGGCACCAGTCTGATGGGCGGGCGCGGGAACGTGGTGCGATCGTTCATTGGTGTTTTGATCATCCAGGTCTTGCAGACCGGTCTGGCTCAGGTCGGTGTGTCCGATGCCAGCAAGCAAATCATCACCGGCGTGGTGATCGTGGTCGCGGTGTTGTTGGACGCACTGCGAACTCGCTGGGACAAAAGCGGATCGGTTGGCAGTTGA
- a CDS encoding NTP/NDP exchange transporter: MNRLRTWREQFFRPGEIQLLVWSTAWFFCLLGGYYQLRPLREAEAFARGSDEIPWLFLASFLAMLVASPIYASVANRGRGMRLVSRVYRFFELNLLVFFFAMQASDPHVAAWVGRFYFVWLSVFNLFVVSLMWSVFTDSYQSDQAKRLFGFISAGGTIGGIAGSAFASWLSQQVDVSYVLIAGIVALELCQQCGHFYAKTKSKQARVSADTDNGIPQETAAETPGLASMENADSPNAGPAQAKTSMWVGVRAVGKSPYLLGLCVFLLTLQACATTVYCEQADFIREAGLNKADRFALMSQINLWVLSLTLAIQLLGTAALLRRLGMAIVLGVFPMIYVIGFAGLAFWPSLHWIVALVVVHRAASYSVFAPGIQVLYTVVDRRTLYQAKGFLDTAVVRGGDVMSAQLFGLLRFSGLSLTAIAAGFLPLAVLTGWLGMRTGRQQAEMQRRGRPAGHD, encoded by the coding sequence GTGAATCGTCTGCGAACGTGGAGGGAACAATTCTTTCGCCCGGGAGAGATCCAGCTTTTGGTTTGGTCCACGGCGTGGTTCTTCTGTTTGCTGGGCGGCTACTACCAACTGCGTCCCCTTCGCGAAGCGGAAGCGTTTGCTCGCGGCAGCGATGAGATTCCGTGGCTGTTCTTGGCGAGCTTCCTGGCAATGCTGGTCGCCTCCCCCATCTACGCCTCCGTCGCCAACCGCGGCCGCGGAATGCGGTTGGTCAGCCGTGTGTATCGATTCTTTGAACTGAACTTGCTCGTCTTTTTTTTCGCGATGCAAGCCAGTGACCCACACGTGGCCGCCTGGGTCGGGCGTTTCTATTTCGTCTGGTTGAGCGTCTTCAATCTGTTTGTGGTTTCGCTGATGTGGAGCGTTTTCACGGACTCGTATCAAAGCGATCAAGCCAAGCGTTTGTTCGGCTTCATCTCGGCGGGAGGAACCATCGGCGGAATCGCGGGGTCGGCCTTTGCATCCTGGCTCTCGCAGCAGGTGGACGTTTCCTATGTCTTGATCGCTGGCATCGTCGCCTTGGAACTGTGCCAACAATGCGGCCACTTTTATGCGAAAACGAAATCCAAGCAGGCCCGAGTGAGTGCGGACACGGACAACGGGATCCCCCAAGAAACCGCCGCCGAAACTCCAGGACTGGCCTCGATGGAAAATGCTGACTCGCCCAACGCGGGTCCAGCCCAAGCCAAGACCTCGATGTGGGTCGGCGTTCGAGCGGTTGGCAAATCACCGTATCTGTTGGGGCTGTGCGTGTTTTTATTGACGCTGCAAGCATGCGCGACCACCGTCTACTGCGAACAAGCGGATTTCATTCGCGAAGCGGGGCTGAACAAGGCTGACCGATTCGCTCTGATGTCCCAGATCAATCTCTGGGTGCTCAGCCTCACGCTCGCGATTCAATTGCTCGGCACCGCTGCCTTGCTGCGTCGTCTCGGCATGGCAATCGTCCTCGGCGTGTTCCCGATGATCTACGTGATCGGGTTCGCCGGATTGGCGTTTTGGCCCAGTCTCCACTGGATCGTCGCGTTGGTTGTCGTCCACCGAGCGGCCAGCTACTCCGTGTTCGCACCCGGAATCCAGGTCCTGTACACGGTGGTGGATCGCCGCACGCTGTATCAAGCCAAAGGTTTTCTGGACACGGCCGTGGTCCGAGGAGGCGACGTCATGTCGGCACAATTGTTCGGGCTCCTGCGTTTCAGTGGCCTGAGTTTGACGGCAATCGCCGCCGGATTCCTGCCTCTCGCGGTCCTGACCGGGTGGTTAGGGATGCGAACCGGCCGCCAGCAGGCAGAAATGCAGCGGCGCGGTCGACCGGCCGGCCATGATTGA
- a CDS encoding sugar ABC transporter ATP-binding protein produces the protein MTVALSVRGLTKRYGTVTVLDDVSIDFQAGHLHALLGANGAGKSTLCKIISGLIPASAGQMSLLGDDYCPGTKQDAEARGVQIVQQELNLIETLSVAENLRLASLPNRWGVLRMSELHRSARKILDQFGLPDVDTHAIVGKLGVGKQQMIEIAAALARDARVLILDEPTAALSGSESEELFTHLKQMREQGVAIIYISHRLEEVQQLSDQVSVLRDGRLVTTEPISRINREKMVAWMSAEENESRSSSQSGPEFVSHRTDQIGLSVERMTCGMVDDVSFSVRRGERFGIAGLVGSGRTELLRAIFGAEVATSGNVSLGEGKRVRFTHPSQAVQAGFAMVTEDRKQNGLLLSQSIRANTSLAALATKFSDKGWIREKAEVDAATSIHRSLETRHQSLEQAVGTLSGGNQQKVAVAKWLTRGAEVYLFDEPSRGIDVAARGKLYELFEELAKQGKTIVIVSSDLEELFETCDAIAVMSAGKIMATFERDDFSEDAILEASFAGHESSPTPSRLGAVTTPVGPQNNGATS, from the coding sequence ATGACCGTTGCTCTCTCCGTTCGCGGACTGACCAAACGCTATGGCACGGTCACCGTGCTGGATGATGTCTCGATCGATTTTCAAGCTGGGCATCTGCACGCCTTGCTCGGTGCCAACGGTGCTGGAAAAAGCACCCTTTGCAAAATCATCAGTGGTTTGATCCCGGCGTCCGCTGGGCAAATGAGTCTTTTGGGCGACGACTATTGCCCCGGCACCAAGCAAGACGCCGAAGCTCGCGGGGTTCAGATCGTCCAGCAAGAACTGAATTTGATTGAAACGTTGTCGGTTGCTGAAAACCTCCGGTTGGCGTCGTTGCCGAATCGATGGGGCGTGTTGCGCATGAGCGAACTGCATCGATCGGCTCGCAAGATTCTGGATCAGTTTGGTCTGCCCGATGTCGACACGCACGCGATTGTCGGAAAGCTGGGGGTTGGGAAACAGCAGATGATTGAGATTGCGGCGGCACTGGCCCGCGATGCTCGCGTGTTGATTCTCGATGAGCCGACCGCTGCGCTCTCGGGCAGCGAATCCGAAGAGTTGTTCACGCACCTGAAACAGATGCGTGAACAAGGCGTTGCGATCATTTACATCTCCCACCGACTCGAAGAAGTCCAGCAGCTGTCAGATCAGGTGAGCGTGCTCCGCGACGGGCGTCTTGTCACCACGGAACCGATTTCGCGAATCAATCGTGAGAAGATGGTGGCATGGATGAGTGCGGAGGAAAACGAATCCAGGTCTTCCAGTCAATCGGGACCCGAGTTTGTGAGTCATCGGACCGACCAGATCGGATTGTCGGTGGAGCGAATGACGTGTGGAATGGTCGACGATGTTTCGTTCTCGGTCCGCCGCGGAGAACGGTTTGGGATCGCGGGTTTGGTGGGTTCCGGGCGAACCGAGTTGCTGCGAGCGATCTTCGGCGCGGAGGTCGCAACGTCCGGCAACGTTTCGCTGGGCGAAGGAAAACGTGTGCGATTCACCCACCCCAGCCAAGCCGTCCAAGCCGGTTTCGCGATGGTCACCGAGGACCGCAAGCAAAACGGTTTGCTGTTGTCGCAGTCGATTCGAGCCAACACGTCCCTCGCGGCACTGGCCACCAAGTTTTCGGACAAGGGATGGATTCGCGAAAAGGCAGAGGTCGATGCGGCGACGTCGATTCACCGGTCTTTGGAAACGCGGCATCAATCGTTGGAACAGGCGGTTGGGACGCTCAGCGGCGGCAACCAGCAGAAGGTGGCTGTGGCCAAGTGGTTGACTCGGGGGGCCGAAGTGTACCTGTTCGATGAACCGTCACGCGGGATCGATGTGGCGGCGCGAGGCAAACTTTATGAGCTGTTTGAGGAATTGGCCAAGCAAGGCAAAACGATTGTGATTGTGAGCAGTGATTTGGAAGAGCTATTTGAGACTTGCGATGCGATCGCGGTCATGTCCGCCGGGAAGATCATGGCGACGTTTGAGCGAGACGACTTCAGCGAGGACGCGATTCTGGAGGCGTCGTTTGCTGGGCACGAATCCAGTCCCACGCCAAGTCGACTCGGCGCAGTGACCACGCCCGTTGGCCCACAAAACAACGGGGCCACCTCATGA
- a CDS encoding sugar ABC transporter substrate-binding protein, whose translation MFKIANRVGCLAALLVLFVSGCSSSSSTSQSEADGDGKPRVALIMKSLANEFFSTMAKGAESHQSENSDQYDLVVNGIKDERDVSRQVALVEEMVASGVDAIVIAPADSKVLVPALRRAIEAGVIVVNIDNRLDVEVLKQEGVSIPFVGPDNMAGAKKVGDHLAANRKGDKVAILEGIRTSYNAQQRLKGFEAAMQEAGMEIVSSQSADWEMSRANTVASSMLSEHPEISGILAANDSMALGAIAAVKGAGRAGEVQIVGFDNISAIRQAIEDGKVLATADQHGDQLAVFGIEAALEQIQSQASGSDVSIEDVETPVDLITAEILSQP comes from the coding sequence ATGTTCAAAATCGCAAATCGAGTTGGCTGTCTTGCCGCACTTCTGGTCCTATTTGTGTCGGGATGCAGTTCCTCCAGTTCCACTTCACAAAGCGAGGCGGATGGAGACGGCAAACCTCGAGTTGCCTTGATCATGAAGTCATTGGCAAATGAGTTTTTCTCGACGATGGCGAAGGGAGCCGAATCGCATCAGTCCGAAAACTCGGATCAATACGACTTGGTCGTTAACGGGATCAAAGATGAGCGAGATGTCAGTCGCCAAGTCGCTTTGGTCGAAGAGATGGTTGCCAGCGGCGTGGACGCGATTGTGATCGCCCCGGCGGATTCCAAGGTTTTGGTGCCGGCCCTCCGACGAGCCATCGAAGCGGGAGTCATCGTTGTCAACATCGACAACCGCTTGGACGTGGAAGTGCTGAAACAAGAAGGCGTTAGCATCCCATTTGTTGGTCCCGACAACATGGCCGGGGCGAAGAAAGTCGGTGATCACTTGGCCGCGAATCGCAAAGGTGACAAAGTCGCGATTCTGGAAGGGATCCGCACGTCCTACAACGCTCAACAGCGATTGAAGGGATTTGAAGCCGCAATGCAGGAAGCGGGCATGGAGATTGTCAGCAGCCAATCCGCGGATTGGGAAATGTCTCGGGCGAACACTGTGGCCTCGTCCATGTTGAGTGAGCATCCCGAGATCAGCGGCATTTTGGCGGCGAATGACTCGATGGCGCTCGGAGCCATCGCTGCGGTCAAAGGTGCCGGCCGGGCCGGCGAAGTGCAGATTGTTGGCTTCGACAATATCTCGGCGATTCGGCAAGCCATTGAAGACGGCAAAGTGCTGGCGACGGCGGATCAACACGGTGATCAGTTGGCCGTTTTTGGGATCGAAGCCGCACTGGAACAAATCCAAAGTCAAGCCTCCGGATCGGATGTGTCGATCGAAGATGTCGAAACGCCGGTGGATCTGATCACCGCCGAGATCTTGAGCCAACCATGA
- the recQ gene encoding DNA helicase RecQ, translated as MSSPSKSTSTLSQSTAPDTEMDQAHSVLRSVWGYDSFRPLQADAVQDVVRGRDSLVVLPTGGGKSLCYQVPALVRDGMSVVVSPLISLMKDQVDALTANGVAAALVNSTQSMDQKRETADRIRRGEIKILYLAPERLLTPKTLAFLRSLPISFFAIDEAHCVSNWGHDFRPEYRGLRILKEQFPAASVHAFTATASQQVRDDITEQLQLHEPRVLVGNFDRPNLTYRMLRSDGKLNQIQQCIQQHRGESGVVYCITRKEVEQTAAALESMGVRTLPYHAGLAAEIRQANQEAFIQEKVDVIVATVAFGMGIDKSNVRFVIHAGMPKSIEHYQQESGRAGRDGLAAECVLIHSGGDLMSWKRILENGDRNNFQSAMGSVEAMASLCNGVQCRHASLVEYFGQEYDADNCDACDVCLGELDVVEDPITLAQKILSCVVRLKERYGVAHTVKVLTGSKDQKVIQAGHDQLSTYNLLSNEGANAVRTWIEQLISQNHLIRTGEYQSLRLTESGRALLKREGDVTLTKVSAKSSSRRPAANASWEGVDRQLFDHLRSLRSEMASERGVPAYVIFGDAVLRELARVRPTSIDKLTHIRGIGDRKREEFGQLFLDSIDQYCEKNPLVRDQSDNTAPAPINKPRANTAPNAAMVQAFQLFRDGRSASEVAEKMGRAESTVSKYLSDFIQSENITDPTQWVPKEEAEAIRAALLAAEDERLRPVFEALNEEMSYEKIRIVATCMKNEMADDADD; from the coding sequence ATGTCGTCGCCCTCTAAATCGACCTCAACCCTCTCCCAGTCCACCGCCCCCGACACCGAAATGGACCAAGCCCATTCGGTCCTTCGATCGGTCTGGGGGTACGATTCATTCCGGCCTCTGCAAGCCGATGCGGTTCAGGATGTCGTCCGAGGACGCGACAGCCTGGTCGTCCTGCCGACCGGCGGCGGGAAATCACTGTGCTATCAAGTCCCCGCGCTCGTGCGAGATGGCATGTCCGTGGTGGTCTCGCCGCTGATCTCTTTGATGAAGGACCAGGTCGACGCGTTGACCGCCAACGGTGTCGCAGCGGCCCTCGTCAACAGCACGCAGTCGATGGATCAAAAACGCGAAACGGCGGACCGGATCCGTCGCGGCGAAATCAAGATCCTGTACTTGGCCCCGGAGCGTTTGCTCACGCCCAAAACGCTCGCCTTTCTTCGCAGCTTACCGATCTCTTTTTTCGCCATCGATGAAGCTCACTGCGTCAGCAACTGGGGGCATGACTTTCGCCCCGAGTATCGCGGGTTGCGAATCCTCAAAGAACAGTTCCCTGCCGCATCGGTGCACGCCTTCACCGCCACCGCCTCCCAACAAGTTCGTGATGATATCACCGAACAATTGCAACTCCACGAACCGCGGGTCTTGGTTGGTAACTTCGACCGCCCCAACCTGACGTACCGGATGCTGCGCAGCGACGGCAAACTGAACCAGATTCAACAGTGCATCCAGCAACATCGCGGTGAATCAGGCGTCGTCTACTGCATCACTCGCAAAGAAGTCGAACAAACCGCCGCCGCATTGGAATCCATGGGCGTCCGGACACTGCCGTACCATGCGGGGCTGGCAGCCGAGATCCGGCAGGCAAACCAAGAAGCGTTCATCCAAGAAAAGGTCGATGTGATCGTCGCGACCGTGGCCTTTGGAATGGGAATTGACAAATCCAACGTGCGGTTTGTCATCCACGCCGGGATGCCCAAATCGATTGAACACTACCAGCAAGAAAGCGGTCGCGCCGGCCGCGATGGGCTCGCCGCTGAATGTGTTCTGATTCACAGTGGTGGCGATTTGATGTCCTGGAAACGCATCCTCGAAAATGGCGACCGCAACAACTTTCAATCCGCCATGGGTTCGGTCGAGGCGATGGCGTCGCTGTGCAACGGAGTGCAATGCAGGCACGCCTCGCTGGTGGAGTACTTTGGCCAAGAATACGATGCCGACAATTGCGATGCCTGCGACGTTTGTCTCGGGGAACTCGACGTCGTGGAGGATCCAATCACACTGGCACAAAAGATCCTGTCGTGTGTGGTCCGTTTGAAAGAACGCTATGGCGTCGCGCACACCGTGAAGGTCCTCACCGGATCAAAAGACCAAAAGGTCATCCAAGCGGGGCACGATCAGCTGAGCACCTACAACCTGCTTTCCAACGAAGGTGCCAACGCGGTTCGCACCTGGATCGAACAACTCATTTCGCAAAACCATTTGATCCGAACCGGCGAGTACCAATCCCTTCGATTGACCGAATCTGGTCGTGCGTTGCTCAAACGTGAAGGCGACGTGACGCTCACCAAGGTGAGCGCAAAAAGCTCGTCTCGCCGCCCTGCCGCCAATGCATCCTGGGAAGGCGTCGACCGTCAATTGTTCGATCACTTGCGTTCTCTCCGCAGCGAAATGGCGTCCGAACGAGGTGTCCCGGCTTACGTCATCTTCGGCGACGCGGTGCTGCGAGAATTGGCTCGCGTGCGTCCCACGTCGATCGACAAACTCACCCACATTCGAGGCATCGGCGATCGCAAACGGGAAGAATTTGGTCAACTGTTCCTGGACTCGATCGATCAATACTGCGAGAAAAACCCACTCGTCAGGGACCAATCCGACAACACGGCCCCAGCGCCGATCAACAAACCGCGAGCGAACACCGCCCCAAACGCGGCGATGGTCCAAGCCTTCCAACTTTTTCGGGACGGGCGATCCGCCTCCGAAGTTGCAGAAAAGATGGGTCGCGCCGAATCGACCGTGAGCAAGTATCTCAGCGATTTCATTCAATCCGAAAACATCACCGATCCAACGCAGTGGGTCCCCAAAGAAGAAGCCGAAGCAATCCGGGCGGCCCTTCTGGCAGCAGAGGACGAACGGCTTCGACCGGTGTTCGAAGCCTTGAATGAAGAGATGTCTTACGAAAAGATCCGCATCGTCGCCACGTGCATGAAGAACGAAATGGCTGACGATGCGGACGATTGA